The genomic stretch CAGTACGACCGCCAAACGGAGTCGTTCTACCTCCACGCACGGATGCGCCGAACCACGGACGAGCAAGAACAGTCCACAACTGATTCTCCCGACGCCAAGCACAGAACAGTCCTTGGTGTTGACCTGAACGTGGACGGCTCGCTCGCCGTGACTTCCACAGGCGCGTTCATCGGGAACGCCGACGAGATGAACCACCGACGCCGAGAGTTTGAGAAGACTCGCGGGTCGATGCAACAGATAGGCACTCGGTCGGCACATCTGTCGATTCAGTCGATGAAAGACCGCGAACACCGCTGGATGCAGGACGAAATCCACCGTGTCTCGAACCAGATTCTCGAAGAAGCCTCCGACCACGGATGTACACATATCGCCTTCGAGAATCTGACCGATATTCGTGACCGGATGGCTGGTGCAAAGCGATTCCATGCGTGGGCGTTCCGACGGCTCTACCAGTACGTCGAATACAAAGCCGAAATGGACGGCATCGAGGTTAAGCAGGTGAGTCCTGCGTACACGTCTCAGCGGTGTTCGTCATGTGGGTTTACGCATGAGTCGAATCGGCGGTCGAAACACCAGTTCGTGTGTCAGAAGTGCGAGTACGAACTGAACGCGGACTACAACGCGAGTAAGAACATCGCTCGCAAACTTCTCAAGAAACTCCGCTCGGGGCAGAAGTCTCCGAGTGGAGGCGCACCCTGTCAGTGTGCGCTCGCGTCAGGGACGCTGAACCTGAATGGTGATTTCCACACCTACTCCATTACGGAGTCAGAAGGGGAGTCCACTGACAAGCCCACGACTTCAGTCGTGGGTTACTGACTCCGACTTGAGTGGCTCCGTCGACTGTCGGTCCGCACCCCGGATGTCGATACTCCCCGTGAGCTGTTGGTACGGATACGGCATCTCGATGCCCGCCTGGTCGAACCGCTCTTTGACCCCTTGGATGTACTCCGAGCGCACCTTGCTCAGATCGAGCTGTGCGGGGTCGCGGACCCAAAAGCGCGCCTGCAGCGTGACGGCCGACGGGGCCAAGTCTTGGACCCGCACACTCGGCCGGGGTCGGTCGAGGATGTCCGGATGCGCCAGTGCCTCGTCGACGATAATCCGCTTTGCCTCCTCTAGGTCGCTCTCGTAGCCGACGCCGAACTGGTAGGTCGAGCGGAGATGTTCCTTGGCGACGGGGTTCGTGACCGCGTTGGCCGTCAGCTCGGAGTTCGGTACCGAGATGAGTTCGTTGTTGAACGTGTGGACCCGCGTGACCCGGAAGCTGATGTCTTCGATGATGCCCTCCTGGCCGTTCCACTGGATCCAGTCGCCGATGTTGAACTTCGGGTCGGCGACGATGAAGACACCGCTGACGAGGTTGTTCAGCACGTCTTTCGACGCGAAACCGATAGCGATAGTCGCACCCGCGACGACCGCCTCCGTCGCCTGGAGGAAGTCGCTGAAGTCCGAGGCGACCGCGGCGTTGAACAGCGCGAAGATCGTGATACCCGCGTGCAACACCTTCAAGAAGGGGAGTTCGAAGGTGTCGTTCGTCCCCGCCCAGTCCATCAGCCGTCGCGCACCGGGGACGACGAGAAACCGGCCGGGGAGGTAGATGAGGAGGGCCGTCACGACGAACAGTCCCGCGCCTTCGAGAAACGGGGCGAGTCGCCCCGCCCACAGGTCGAGGAGGTCCTGCAGCCACGGCGTCTGTGGGAGCGTCTGAAACCACATGGACAGAGGCTGACGCGGGGCGGGCAAGAAGCCACGGGATAGCGATAGCCCCACGTGAGAGACGAAAGAGATAGACCGTCGGCGAGTGACACCTCCAGTACCGATGTCTTTCGGCGACGACGCACCCGACCGGCTCGCGTACGACCTCGCACAGAGTGACTTCGACGCCGTCGAACGCGACGGCTACCGCGCCGAGTGGGGTGACGACGACTCGACGGTCGACGTCCTCGCGCTCGGCGGCGACGAGCGGATCGTCTACGACGCCGAAGACCTCCTCCGCGCGGAGTCGGACACCGAAGTGCGCAACGCGCGGAACGTCTGAGCGGACGCGAGCAACCGTGAGCGACTGCGAGCGACCGGCCGTCACTCCGACCGGTCGACGTCGACGCGACCCAGTAGCTCCCGCTTCGACGGCGGCGCGATGGTCAGGCCGGCGGCGTCGAAGCGGCTTTTCACCGAGCGGGCGAACGCCGAGCGGACGGCGAAGACGTCCCGGCGGTCGGGGTCGTCGAGCCAGTAGTGGACGCGGAGGACGACCGCGTCGCTCCCGAACTCGTCGACGTAGACGCGCGGACTCGGCGCGTCGAGGATGGTCTCCAGTTCGTCGGCGGCCGCTTGCAGCTGTCGGAGTGCCTCGCCCACGTCGTCCTCGTACGCGATGGCGACGGTGTCCACGATCTGGTATCGGCCGTGGCCGAACGGCCGGGTGATGGACTGACTCGTCAGCACGGTGTTCGGAATCGTCACCAGTTTGCCGCTGGGTGTCTGGACGCGAGTGACCCGGAGCGTGATGGAGCGAATCGTCCCCTCGCCGTCGGCCCACTCGATGTAGTCGCCGATGTTGAACTCGGGGTCGAGCACGAGCACGATGCCGCTGACGAGCGAGCCGATGAGTGCCTGCGCCGCGACACCGATTGCGAGCGTCGCGGCCGCGATGACCAGCGCGGAGTTCGTCAGAAAGCCGCTGTAGCCAGCGACACCCGCGCCGACGGCGACGGCGACGGCGAGCATCACGAGCTGGACGTAGCGCGAGACGGCCTCCTCCAGCGTCGCATTGTTTCGGTTTCGCCGCCGGACGACGCGGGTGACGAGCGGTTCGACGAGATAGACGCCGACGAACAACGCGACGACGACGCCCGCACAGAACCACGCGAGCCGGACGAGGGTCGGCCAGTAATCGGCGAGTGCCTCGGGACCGAGAGTGACCAGTGGGGCAGAGAGCACGAGACCGTGTCCGACGAGAACCATGTTCTCAGTACCCCCGCAGCGGCCAAAAGTCCGCTCGTGGGTGTCGGTGGGTCATCGTCGCAGCCACCACCAGCCCGCACCGAGGACGACGAGGACGACGACGATACCGAGTCCCAGCACCTCCACGTCGCTGTTGCCCGTCTCGGGTTCGACGACGCTGACGGCGACCGCGTGCGGACCCGAAGTAAAGGGGTCGTCGTCGATGGTCTCGCCGGTGACGTTGACGACGACCGCGTGGGTGTTGGCGACGGCGTCTTCCGAGACGGTGAGTTCGAAGTAGACGGTCGCCGACTCGCCGGGCGCGAGGCTCGCGACGTAGGAGGTCGGTGCGTCGCTGGTGAACGGCGCGTCCGCGAGCAGTCGGGCGTCGAGTTCCGACAGCGGCTCGTCGCCGACGTTGGTCAGCCGGACCGCGAGGCGGTTGCCCGAGTCGACGTCGAACGTCGCGTTCACCGGCTCGACCGCGAGCCGGTCGACTTCGGGACCGACGGGGCGGGTGAGCCGGAGCGGCTCGCTCGTCCGCGCGTTCCCGTCTTCGGTCTCGTGAGTGACAGTGAGGCTGACGCTCCGCGGGCCGCTCTCGGCCGTTCTCGGCACGTCGACCCTGAAGCCGACGGGCATCCGCTCGCCCGCTGCGAGCGTCCCGACCGGATACGACGGCTCGGGGAACGTCAGCGACGGCGACGACGACTCGACGTGGACGACCGCGTCGTAGACGGTTCTGTCGCCCTCGTTGACGACGGTCACGTCGAGCGTCCCCCGTTCGCCGACCGCGAGGTCCGAGCGGACGTCGGCGAGCGCGAAGGGGACGCGTGCGAGCGGTGTGACGCCGACGGCGTCCGTCCCGGTCGACATCAGTCGGCCGTCGGCGTCGGTGAAGGTCGTCGTCACCTCGAAGCTGTAGGGCTGGGGTCGGACGCTCTCGCTCGCGGTGACGACGTACGACACCTGCCGCGTCTCGCCGGACGCCCACGTCCCGACGTAGCGGCTGCCGGTCGGCGCGCCGTCGACGGTCAACCCGGCCGCCGTGGACGTGAGCGACACCCGCGCGTCGCGGGCCGTCTCGCGGCCGACGTTCTCCATCTCGACGGTGACGAGACCGGTGCTGCCCGGTTGGAGATCCGTCGTCGCGCCGCCGACCGCGAAGCGCGGGCGGTCCTCGATGCGGAGCGTGACGCGCGCCCGCTTCGTCCGCTGTTCCTCGTCGACGCTTCCCTCGTCGCTGACGGACTCGGCGTAGCTGTAGCGGACGACGACCGGGAGCCGGTAGGTCCCCGGCCGGGCGTCTTCGTCGACCGTGATGTCGACAGCCGCCGTCCCGACCGCGCCGTCCGGGAGCCCGCCGAGGGACTGCCGTCCGGTCTCGATGGAGACGGGCGCGTCGCCGGGACGGACCTCGACGGTGACGCCGCGGGCGGTCGTCACCTGCGCGTTCAACGCCGGGTTCGTCGTCGACGCACGGTCGAGGTCGGCGTCGTTGGTGACGGCGATCCGCAGCGTCGTCTCGTCGCCGACGCCGACGATGTACTGCGGAAGCGTCACCTGAATGCGGGGCGAGCCTTCAACCTCGGCGACGGCAGGGACCGAAGCGACCAGCAGGCTGACGACGAGCACGACTGCGAGGAGCCGACGGCTCATCGCCGGACCTCCCCGTGACGCACGGTGGTGTCTGGTCGTGGTCGACGGTCGGTACGGACCGGTGGTAGGGGGTGTGAGCGGATGTGCGTCATATGTCTGTCTCCTGGAACAGCTTGCAGCTGACGACGACGAGGACGATGGCGGCCACGAGGAGCACGAACGCGCCGCCGACGTCGACCGTCGAGTCGACGAGTATCTCGGTCGGGTCGAAGTAGCGCGTCGGACTCAGCGTGCCGAGCCACTCGAAGTCCGTCCCCGCCGTCACCGTGTCGACGAGGAAGAGCGCGAAGACGGCGGCCAGGCTCCCGCGCTGGGCGAGGTCGGCACGCTTGATGAGCACCGAGAGCAGGACGCCGATGGCCGCACAGACGAGGAGATACGGAACCGAGAGGAGATGGACGAGGAGGACGTCGCCGAAGTCCAAGGGTTCGTCGATGGCGACCGCGCCGGCCAGGACGAACAGCGGGACGACGAGGTTCAAGAGCGCGATCGGAACCAAGAGCGAGAGCGTCTTCTCGACGAGGACGGTCGTCCGCGAGACGGGTGTCGCGAGGACGACGTCCATCCGGCCGCTCTCGATGTCGCCCGCGACGGTGTTGCCCGCGACGTAGGCGACGTACAGCCCGAGCATCAAGAGCCAGATGAACTGGTAGATCTCCGTCGAGAGAAAGCCCTCCAAGGTACTCAAGGCGGCCCCGTCGACGCCGAACCCCTCCTGAAACGCCGGGGGGAGGTTCTCGACGTAGGCCTCGAAGTCGACGCCCGACGCCTCGATGGAGGGGAAGATGCCGACGATGAGCAGGGTGAAGACGCCGACGCCCAGCGTGAGCGCGAGCGACCCCTTCGCGCGGCGGCGCGCCTCGTAGCGGGTTATCTCAAGCATCCTCTTCCTCCCCGTAGAAGTGCATGAACACGTCTTCCAGCGGCGGCTCTTCGATGTCGAGGTCGACCACGTCGTACGCGGCGAGGAGCGCGACGAGGTCGTTGTAGTCGCCGGTAAAGGTGAACCGCGCCTCGTTGCCCGCGCGTTCGAGGTCGACGACGCCGTCGAAGTCGAGGTCGGCCGCGTCGAGCGGGTCGGCGGTGTGGACGCGGACGAGCTTCCCGCCGCGTTCGAGCAGCGTCCCGACGTCTTCGAGCGCGACAAGCGTCCCGTTGCGGATGACGCCGACACGGTCGCAGACGCGGCGGACCTCCCCGAGGATGTGCGAGGAGAAGAGGACGGTCGTCCCCCGGTCGCGCTCGGCGCGCAGGAACTCGTTGAACCGCTCCTGCTTGATGGGGTCGAGTCCGGCCGTCGGTTCGTCCATGATGACGAGGTCGGGGTCGTGCATGAACGTCTGGACGATGCCGAGCATCTGCTTGTTGCCCGTCGAGTAGGTGCTGATTTTGCGGTCCAGCGGCGGGGTGAACATCGCGAGCAGTTCGTCACGCCGGTCGTCGCCTTTCAGCGAGGCGTGGAAGTCGAGATAGACCTCGCCGGTGACGTTCTCGTCGAAGCTGGGTGTCGCCGGGAGATAGCCGATTCGGGCCTTGGCCTCGCGGAGCGCGCGCTCGTCGGCGATGTCGTGGCCGAGGAGGGTCGCACCGCCAGCCGTGGGCGTCTGAAAGCCGAGCAGTGCGCGGATGGTCGTCGTCTTCCCCGCGCCGTTGGGACCGAGATAGCCGAATATCTCGCCTTCTTCGACCTCGAAGGAGAGGTCGTCGACCGCGACGACGTCGCCGTAATGTTTGCTCAGATGTGAGACCTCAATCGCGCCCATACGAGAATGTACGCTCTCTGAGACGATAAGCGGTGAGCGACGTTCTCGGTCGGTGAGAAACCGACGGACATCGCTCGGAACCCGTCGCTGGCGACGAAGCCACTCTGTCACGTCGTACGAGTTATACGCCTCGGCCGAGACGGTTCGCGCAGAGATGCCCTCCACCGATACCGACGCGCTCGCCATCGAGGCGACCGACCTCCGGAAGACCTACGGAGACGAGATCGCCCTCGACGGCGTCTCACTGTCGATTCCGACCGGAACCGTCTACGGCTTTCTCGGCCCGAACGGGGCGGGCAAGACGACGACGATGCGTCTCCTGACCGGCCTCTCGAAACCGACGAGCGGGACGGTCCGCGTCTGTGGCACGGCCGTCGACGACCGGCGAGCGGTCGTTCCCCATCTCGGCTATCTGCCGGAGACGCCGCCGCTGTACGAGGAGTTCAGTGCGCGCGAGCAGTTGGAGTACACCGCCGAACTCCGCGACATCCCGCGGGAGGCGGCCGAAGACCGCATCGCCGAGTTCCTCGACGAGTTCGACCTCGCCGCCGACGCCGACAAGCGAATCGGGACGTACTCGAAGGGGATGAAACAGAAGACGGCGTTCATCCAGGCCGTCCTGCACGACCCCGACGTGGTCTTCCTGGACGAGCCGACGAGCGGTCTCGACCCCCGCGCTGCACGGGGGCTTCGGGAGTCCATCGTCGGTCTCGCCGAGCGGGGGACGACCGTCTTCCTCTCGACGCACATCCTGCCCGTCGTCGAGGCCGTCGCCGACGAGGTCGGCGTCCTGTTCGAGGGCCGCGTCGTCGCCGAGGGGACACCCGCGGAGCTGACCGCCCGCGCGGAGACGGGGTCCGGTGGCTCGCTCGAAGACGCCTTCCTCGCGGTCACGGGCGGCGAGTCGGCGGAACGTGACCGGGTCGGAGCGCGTGCGGAAAGCGAGTCCGAGCCGGGCGACGAGAGCGAGTCCAAGCCGGGCGACGAGAGCGAGTCCGAGCCGGGCGACGAGAGCGGCTCGACTGGCGTGGGCGCGGCTCGGTCGACGCCGACCGGCGACGGCGGAGCCGACGAATGAACGGCCAGACCGACCTGCGGCACGGTCTCCGTATCGGCCGCGCCGAGTTCCTCCGGAGCCTCCGGAGCTACTTCGGGAGCACCCGGCGGATACTGGGCTTTTTCGTCGTCCTGTTGGTTCTCGGGGGGAACGCCCTGCTGTCGCTTCCGGCGGTGTTCCTGCTCGCCCGACAGGTCGAGTCCGTGGCGGCGATTCCGCTCTTCGGCCCGCTTGCGACGGCGCTCCCGGTCGGCTTGCTCCTGCTTGCGGCGTTGCGAACGGTCGAGCGGATCAGCGGCGTCGACGGCGAGGAGAACCTCTTGACGACGGTGCATCCGCGCGCGCTCATCGTCGGCCTCCTCCTCGCGGAACTCGCGCGGCTGACCCTGTGGTTCGGCGTGCCGATTGTACTCACGGCGGCCGTGTTCGCGGCGGGAGTCGGCGCGCCGACGCTCGTCGTCACCACCCTCGTCGTGGTGGCTCCGCTAATCTGCTGTACGGCCGTCTGGGGCTACGCGCTCGGGATGGCCGTCCTCCGGCTGCTCCGACGGCTCCCGACCGTCCGACGGCTGGCGAAGGTCGGCGGGGTTCTCCTGTTCGTCGCCGTCATCGTCGGCTCGCAGATGGCCGGGCAGTTCGCGGCGACGACGGACGTCTCGCTGACCTCGATTCTCACCGTTCTCACCGTCGGCCCGCTGACCGAGTACGTCGCCCTCGCCTTCGTCGGCACGCCGCTGTCGCCACCGACGGGCGTCGGCGGCGTCGCGGTGCTCGTCGGCTGGGTCGCGCTGACGCCGGTCGGTCTCGTCGTCGCCGAGCGGCAGGCGACGGCACTGTGGTTCTCCGACGGGCCGGTGCGCCGCGAGCGGTCGGCGGCGGCCGACGAATCCGCCCGGCAGCCGAAACATTTCTCGCCGCCGAGACCGCTCGCCTGGCACACCGCGGGACACGTCGCCTGGGGCATCATCGTCCGGGCGATCCGCAAGCCGCAAGAGCTGGTCCATCTCGTCGCCATCGTCTTCTTCGTCGGGCCGGTCGCCGGGACGTTGCTGCAGGACGGGGCACTCAACGTGCCGGTCCTCGCCGGTGCGGGCGTCGTCCTCGGGACGTATCTCTCGGGGGCGACGTTCGGGCTGAACCCCCTCGGCGACGACCGCCCGCAGTTCCCGCTCCTCTTGCTCACGGCGGCGAGACCGCGGACGTACGTCCACGGCCGTATCGTCGCCGGACTCGCCGTCGGCGTGCCCGTCGCGGTCGGCGTGCCGCTCGTCGCCGCCGCCCTCGGTGGAACCCCGACAGTCGCCGCCTTCGCCGGGTTCGGTCTCCTGTCGTGTCTCGGTGCCGGGCTACTCGCGCCGGGCGTGGGCTGTCTGTACCCCATCTACGAGGAGCGGGCGGTCTGGGGGACCGAGACCGTCTCGCCGTCGATGCTCGTCGTCATGGGCTTCATGTTCGCGACGATCATCGTGACGGCCCTCGGTCTCGTCGCGCTGTGGACGCTCCTTGGTGGCGGCCATCTGTCGGTCGTCGTGCTCGTGGCACTCGGGGTGTTTCTCCTCATCGTGGTGGGGCTGCCGCTCGTCGCCTACCGGTACGCTGTCCGGCGGTACCGACGGTACACCGTGGACTGACCCCGCGGAGCCGTCGAACCGAGAGGAACTATGTACTCCCCGAGCGACGCGACAGACATGAGACAGTCCTCCTTCCGCTATCTGGGTCTCTTCGACCTCCTCATCGTCGCGGCCTTCACTGCCTTCTTCGGGGTCGAAGCCTTCACGAGGCTGCTCGCCATCCCTGCGATGACGCTCGCAGGCGTCTCCGCGCTCCTCGCGGGCACCGTCTCGCGCATCACGCTCGGGCCGGTGACGGTGACGTGGCGGTATCTCGCCGCGCTCACCTACGCCCTGTTTGCGGTCATCCTCCCGAGCAGTTTCGCACCGAGTGTCCTCACCGGAACGGCAGCGCGACTCGACTGGTTCATGCTCGTCGTCGGGCTGGTAGGCTCGCTGTGTATGCTCTACTTCGCCGCCGCCATCGTTCGCGACGGGGACGGCTTCGTCGTCGAGGAAGACGTCGAGACTGTCGTCGGCTGGTGAGGCGGTCGGTACTCGGGTGAGGTGGCAATCGCTCCGACGAGTCGCCGACGGACTCAGGCACCGGCGTCGACGACGTCCACCGCACAGCTCGCACTCGCTTCGACCTGTCGGCCGACGCCACCGAGATGCTCTCTGTGCTCGCCGTGGGCACCGAGGACGATGCGGTCGGCGTCGAGGTCGGTCGCGTACTCCAGGATGCACTCGTGGGGAACCCCGTGACAGGTGGTGGCGTCGACCGAGATCCCCGCGGCGGTCGCCATCGTGACGATTCGAGAGACGTGCTCGTAGCCGTGGTCTTCGGCGTCGATGGTGGCGAGTTCGCCGGTACTGAGTGCCGGTTCGTCGAACTTCCGGCTGTCGACGACCGAGAGGACGTGCAACGAGTGGTCGCCCTCGGTGGCGAGGTCGATCGCGTGTCTGGCGGCTTCCAGGGAGTGGACACTCCCGTCGGTCGCGAGGAGGATGAGAGCCATGACTAGAGAGACGCTCGCAAACGACATATGGGTTTGCGCGAGCGTGCCTCCACGATACCCTTTATGAGCGTGGCTTACGACCACAGAGCCGTGTCTCAGTCCGAACGCATCGCGGTGGTCGGTGGGACGTTCACCCCGATCCACAACGGCCACCGTGCACTCCTGCACACGGCGTTTCAGACCGCCAGCCACGACGACGGCGGCGACGGCCACGTCGTCGTCGGTCTCACGTCGACGGCGTTGGCGACGCGGACGCGGAGCGATCCGGCGCACGTCGAACTGCTCGGCTCCTTCGAGACGCGCCGCGACGCCCTGGACACGGAGTTAGAGCGCGTGAGTGCCGCCTACTCGGCCTCTTACGAGATCATCGAGTTGACGGACACGCAGGGACCGGCGGCGACGCGTGCCGACGCCGACGCGCTCGTCGTCTCACCCGAGGCGAAGGCCCAACGCCGCGCCCACGAGGTCAACCGGAAGCGGATGACCGACGGGCTTCGGCCGCTCGAAATCCACACCGCGCCGTTCGTCATCGCCGAGGACGGGACGCGGATCAGCAGCACGCGGATTCGAGACGGCGAGATCGACGTTCATGGCCGGGTTTTGGACGACGGCGAGTGAGCCGCCGAGCAGCACTGTCGCCGCACGAACTTGACCGACGGTGACTATTCGACGATGACCGCGCCCTTCATCCCGAGCGACTGGTGCGGTTCACAGGCGTACAGATACACACCGGACTCTTCGAACGTGTGCTCGAACGTCGCGCCCTCCTCGGCTGTCGGCGTACCCGAAGTGACGTCGATGTCTTCGAACGCGACGTTGTGTGGGCCGGCGCCGGTCCACTCCCACGTGATAGTGGTGTCAATCGAGACTTTCAGCACCGGCGGGTCGAACGCGAA from Halogranum gelatinilyticum encodes the following:
- a CDS encoding RNA-guided endonuclease InsQ/TnpB family protein gives rise to the protein QYDRQTESFYLHARMRRTTDEQEQSTTDSPDAKHRTVLGVDLNVDGSLAVTSTGAFIGNADEMNHRRREFEKTRGSMQQIGTRSAHLSIQSMKDREHRWMQDEIHRVSNQILEEASDHGCTHIAFENLTDIRDRMAGAKRFHAWAFRRLYQYVEYKAEMDGIEVKQVSPAYTSQRCSSCGFTHESNRRSKHQFVCQKCEYELNADYNASKNIARKLLKKLRSGQKSPSGGAPCQCALASGTLNLNGDFHTYSITESEGESTDKPTTSVVGY
- a CDS encoding mechanosensitive ion channel family protein, whose translation is MWFQTLPQTPWLQDLLDLWAGRLAPFLEGAGLFVVTALLIYLPGRFLVVPGARRLMDWAGTNDTFELPFLKVLHAGITIFALFNAAVASDFSDFLQATEAVVAGATIAIGFASKDVLNNLVSGVFIVADPKFNIGDWIQWNGQEGIIEDISFRVTRVHTFNNELISVPNSELTANAVTNPVAKEHLRSTYQFGVGYESDLEEAKRIIVDEALAHPDILDRPRPSVRVQDLAPSAVTLQARFWVRDPAQLDLSKVRSEYIQGVKERFDQAGIEMPYPYQQLTGSIDIRGADRQSTEPLKSESVTHD
- a CDS encoding mechanosensitive ion channel family protein — protein: MVLVGHGLVLSAPLVTLGPEALADYWPTLVRLAWFCAGVVVALFVGVYLVEPLVTRVVRRRNRNNATLEEAVSRYVQLVMLAVAVAVGAGVAGYSGFLTNSALVIAAATLAIGVAAQALIGSLVSGIVLVLDPEFNIGDYIEWADGEGTIRSITLRVTRVQTPSGKLVTIPNTVLTSQSITRPFGHGRYQIVDTVAIAYEDDVGEALRQLQAAADELETILDAPSPRVYVDEFGSDAVVLRVHYWLDDPDRRDVFAVRSAFARSVKSRFDAAGLTIAPPSKRELLGRVDVDRSE
- a CDS encoding COG1361 S-layer family protein, giving the protein MSRRLLAVVLVVSLLVASVPAVAEVEGSPRIQVTLPQYIVGVGDETTLRIAVTNDADLDRASTTNPALNAQVTTARGVTVEVRPGDAPVSIETGRQSLGGLPDGAVGTAAVDITVDEDARPGTYRLPVVVRYSYAESVSDEGSVDEEQRTKRARVTLRIEDRPRFAVGGATTDLQPGSTGLVTVEMENVGRETARDARVSLTSTAAGLTVDGAPTGSRYVGTWASGETRQVSYVVTASESVRPQPYSFEVTTTFTDADGRLMSTGTDAVGVTPLARVPFALADVRSDLAVGERGTLDVTVVNEGDRTVYDAVVHVESSSPSLTFPEPSYPVGTLAAGERMPVGFRVDVPRTAESGPRSVSLTVTHETEDGNARTSEPLRLTRPVGPEVDRLAVEPVNATFDVDSGNRLAVRLTNVGDEPLSELDARLLADAPFTSDAPTSYVASLAPGESATVYFELTVSEDAVANTHAVVVNVTGETIDDDPFTSGPHAVAVSVVEPETGNSDVEVLGLGIVVVLVVLGAGWWWLRR
- a CDS encoding ABC transporter permease subunit, producing the protein MLEITRYEARRRAKGSLALTLGVGVFTLLIVGIFPSIEASGVDFEAYVENLPPAFQEGFGVDGAALSTLEGFLSTEIYQFIWLLMLGLYVAYVAGNTVAGDIESGRMDVVLATPVSRTTVLVEKTLSLLVPIALLNLVVPLFVLAGAVAIDEPLDFGDVLLVHLLSVPYLLVCAAIGVLLSVLIKRADLAQRGSLAAVFALFLVDTVTAGTDFEWLGTLSPTRYFDPTEILVDSTVDVGGAFVLLVAAIVLVVVSCKLFQETDI
- a CDS encoding ABC transporter ATP-binding protein, with the protein product MGAIEVSHLSKHYGDVVAVDDLSFEVEEGEIFGYLGPNGAGKTTTIRALLGFQTPTAGGATLLGHDIADERALREAKARIGYLPATPSFDENVTGEVYLDFHASLKGDDRRDELLAMFTPPLDRKISTYSTGNKQMLGIVQTFMHDPDLVIMDEPTAGLDPIKQERFNEFLRAERDRGTTVLFSSHILGEVRRVCDRVGVIRNGTLVALEDVGTLLERGGKLVRVHTADPLDAADLDFDGVVDLERAGNEARFTFTGDYNDLVALLAAYDVVDLDIEEPPLEDVFMHFYGEEEDA
- a CDS encoding ABC transporter ATP-binding protein; its protein translation is MPSTDTDALAIEATDLRKTYGDEIALDGVSLSIPTGTVYGFLGPNGAGKTTTMRLLTGLSKPTSGTVRVCGTAVDDRRAVVPHLGYLPETPPLYEEFSAREQLEYTAELRDIPREAAEDRIAEFLDEFDLAADADKRIGTYSKGMKQKTAFIQAVLHDPDVVFLDEPTSGLDPRAARGLRESIVGLAERGTTVFLSTHILPVVEAVADEVGVLFEGRVVAEGTPAELTARAETGSGGSLEDAFLAVTGGESAERDRVGARAESESEPGDESESKPGDESESEPGDESGSTGVGAARSTPTGDGGADE
- a CDS encoding universal stress protein — protein: MALILLATDGSVHSLEAARHAIDLATEGDHSLHVLSVVDSRKFDEPALSTGELATIDAEDHGYEHVSRIVTMATAAGISVDATTCHGVPHECILEYATDLDADRIVLGAHGEHREHLGGVGRQVEASASCAVDVVDAGA
- a CDS encoding phosphopantetheine adenylyltransferase, yielding MSQSERIAVVGGTFTPIHNGHRALLHTAFQTASHDDGGDGHVVVGLTSTALATRTRSDPAHVELLGSFETRRDALDTELERVSAAYSASYEIIELTDTQGPAATRADADALVVSPEAKAQRRAHEVNRKRMTDGLRPLEIHTAPFVIAEDGTRISSTRIRDGEIDVHGRVLDDGE